A segment of the Bdellovibrio bacteriovorus genome:
CGCCCGCTGCCATTCACATCCACACACTCGGAAACCGGGCAGCGCCCCCCGCAGGGCACTGACCCTGGTTCGGGATTATAATTGGAGGACTGAGCTGGTTCCTGCTGGCGTTGCTGGGCCGGTCGCGAGGTGCCTGATGACCGTGGCGCGCCTCCACAGCGGCCCTCGTTCTGGGTCTGCACCACGCACATGTCATATTTTCGCATTTGAGATTGATCGGCCTGACCCGACTTCGGAAGGAATCTGGCTGCACACCATTCAGCGCAACCCAAGAACGTGTCCGCAGACGCCGGTGCGCTCAAAAGAAGTGCCGAGAATAAGAGGGATATACACCCAAAGTACCAGTTCCCCATGGTTTTCTCTTCGGCCCCCCCACACTGTTCCTATAGCGCCTCACAATATATTCTCATGTTTTAATGTTCCCTGTTCTCAAATTAATTTAACAAATCATATTCTTGATTAGAGACCACTATCTGTCTCAGAATGAGATCAATACAGGAGTTCCCAATGAAGAAGCATCTTTATGATTTCACCGTCAAAGCCGCCAACGGCCAGCCCGTGTCTCTGGATCAGTACCGTGACAAAGTGGTGCTGGTGGTGAACGTGGCGAGCAAATGTGGTTACACTCCCCAATACAAAGGCCTTGAGGAACTTTACCAGCAGAACAAAGACAACGGCCTTGTCATCCTGGGCTTCCCCTGCAACCAGTTCGGCGCGCAAGAACCGGGCAGCAACGAAGAGATTCAGCAGTTCTGTGAATTGAACTATGGCGTGTCCTTCCCGGTGATGGGCAAAGTCGAGGTGAACGGCGGCAATGCTGATCCTCTGTACCAGTGGATGAAAGAGGAAGCTCCGGGACTGCTGGGAACTGAAATGATCAAATGGAATTTCACCAAGTTCCTGATTGGAAAAGACGGAACTGTGTTGAAACGTTTCGCCCCGAAAGACGAACCCAAAGACATCGCTGACGACATCAAAAAAGCCCTGGCTTAGATCTCGCCGCGAAACATACAAATAAACGTCACCGGACTGTCTGTGGCTTAAACACCGCCACAGCAGCCAGGTCCCTCACTTTCCTTCCCGCCTTCTGGCATCGTCGTTGCTATCTCCTCCTTATATACAAGGAAGGGATCCATGGTGATTTTCCGCCCGCTGCTGAAAGCTTTGCTGTTTTGTCTCGTTGTGGGACAATCGACTGCTTTTGCCGCCCTTAAAGTGGAAAAAGAAAAGTTCGACAACGGGGTCGTTTCCCGCGAGTCGTACTATCAGGACTCCCGACTGGTAGAGCGTCGTTATTTCAATATCGACGGCGTCTTCACCGCGTGGACACGCTTTACCTATCCGGCGGCAGGCCGGGTGATTGTCACGGACCTTTCCGTTGAAAAAGAAAGCTACGGCCTTGTCCAAACCCGCGAGGAATGGACCGGACTTGATGCGAACAATTCGCAGACTGAAAAATCCCGTCTTATACGCAAATGGCACTTTACCAAAGAAGCCCCTTTCAATCTGGAATATGTGGGCTGGAATGAACAA
Coding sequences within it:
- a CDS encoding glutathione peroxidase yields the protein MKKHLYDFTVKAANGQPVSLDQYRDKVVLVVNVASKCGYTPQYKGLEELYQQNKDNGLVILGFPCNQFGAQEPGSNEEIQQFCELNYGVSFPVMGKVEVNGGNADPLYQWMKEEAPGLLGTEMIKWNFTKFLIGKDGTVLKRFAPKDEPKDIADDIKKALA